CCCGGAGAAACCCTTACCTACGCGAGCGCTACCGTCGCGTTGCCGCGCGGCAAGGCCAAGGTGACCACGCTGTTTACAACAACGTGTTCCGGCGTGCGCATTACACAGTCGCTAGGAGAAGTGGGCAACAGGTGGTGGTATCGGAATAGGGTGCGCTACGGGCAAATGCGAATCTTATCGGACGAGGGGTTAACGAACGAGGATAGTGTAATGTTTTCTATGCAAAACAGAAACGATCAGTTTTATTGGCGAGAATGTGCGTAAGATTGTTATACAATCCGCTTAATACATTGACGGTTGATACTGATACTCTCGGTTAGATCTTCCACTGGCTTGTAGCGGCAGTGATTAGGGTGGCCAGGGTAATAATTAAAACGGTTGCTGGCGGGAAGACAGTGCCGGAACCTGCGAATATAGCGCCAGCGGGCGAGGAGGCGTGAGAATAGCTCGGTGATTCCGCCATCCGTCTGATCGCGGTCTCGGTTTACTCACTGGTTTTGAGGCAAACGTTGTTCTTCTCCGTGTAGCCGCTAAGGCAGACGCACACATTCATGAAGCACTCCATCGACTGTTGATGTGGTCCCACGTGGAACTGATAGCAGTTCTGATCGTCATTGCAGCTGTCTCCATGAACTGTAACACGAAGTGATGTTTCAAAACTATCCAGTACCGAACGCGTGCGTCCTGTTTTATGCTACTTACCGATTTTCCGCTCACACACATTGTGAATCGTTTGCTGGCCACTCTTCTCATCAACGACGTGGCTCGGAAACTGGAAGTGGTTACTGTCGCAGGTACAGAGCTGCTGATGGCACAGCGAACCAACACCGAGCGTCGCGATGCACTGGTTCGAGTCGGTACAAGGTTGATCGTGCGCTGCCACCGCCAGACAGCTACTACTGTTACTCGAATCAGCGACGAAACCCTTACCGCAGACACACTGGCCAGCCTGGCATACCGAATTGGCCGTTGCATTACCACACTCCTCA
This sequence is a window from Anopheles darlingi chromosome 3, idAnoDarlMG_H_01, whole genome shotgun sequence. Protein-coding genes within it:
- the LOC125953486 gene encoding multiple epidermal growth factor-like domains protein 11 translates to MCRLWILALTLSLAYSNAKDIVDLTCESDDDCAPFRSATINSTCEAEQCRCTDLQQEQTNVTECKPVVNRVSNQIGGQCPCQVANSFCNEQTGRCICKEGFQPSHVEKKCVQKSVALGQECEDSSQCSNHDPFARCDDKQVCACQPQFVIYENACHSIIVAANLTKPCETDEECGNATANSVCQAGQCVCGKGFVADSSNSSSCLAVAAHDQPCTDSNQCIATLGVGSLCHQQLCTCDSNHFQFPSHVVDEKSGQQTIHNVCERKIVHGDSCNDDQNCYQFHVGPHQQSMECFMNVCVCLSGYTEKNNVCLKTSSGTVFPPATVLIITLATLITAATSQWKI